AAGCGCTCGGCGCGGACGCTACGCTGTGTCCGGCGGATGTCTCGATCGATACCGACTGCCGGCGGCTGGCCGAGACGGCGCTCAAGCAATGGGGTCGCATCGATGTACTCGTCAATTCAGCGGGGACGACCAAATATGTCAGCCATTACGATCTGGAGGGGCTGTCGGCCGAGGACTTCATACGCATCTTCTCGGTCAACACGCTGGGCCCGTTTCAAATGGCGCGGGCGGTGGCGCCGCACATGAAGGCGCGCGGCGAAGGAGCGATCGTGAACGTTTCTTCGACGGCGGGGCTCCGCGGCACGGGCAGCTCCATTGCCTACGGTGTCTCCAAGGCCGGTCTCAACGTCCTCACGCAATCCCTCGCGCGCGTCCTCGCTCCGGAGATTCGCGTCAACGCCGTCTGTCCCGGATTCATTCAGGGACGATGGCTGAAAAACGCCCT
The nucleotide sequence above comes from Hyphomicrobiales bacterium. Encoded proteins:
- a CDS encoding SDR family oxidoreductase — protein: ALGADATLCPADVSIDTDCRRLAETALKQWGRIDVLVNSAGTTKYVSHYDLEGLSAEDFIRIFSVNTLGPFQMARAVAPHMKARGEGAIVNVSSTAGLRGTGSSIAYGVSKAGLNVLTQSLARVLAPEIRVNAVCPGFIQGRWLKNALGDAYEEHKAHWEASSPLRKAATAEEVAATILWLVESAVLMTGQTIVTDVGMTLGTAGSGVMGKRR